A region of the Synechococcus sp. PCC 7502 genome:
ATTATTAATTTCAAGATGTTTATACTTCAGTCTATCAATTTCTTGATACATTACACTTAATTTGCTTTAACTTGGAATTAAACTTAGACGCAGCATGCTTCAGGTATTAATTTTTACTATACATTAGTCTGCAAACAAATTATAAAATATTAAATCTTAGATTTAAGTTAACCTTAACATAATACTTTCTTAACCAAATCCTATAAAGACAAATAAACTAATTAGCATAAGTAAGTTATTTTGTGCCGTATCTAATTTGTAATTTGCGATATTAATACAGTTTAATTTTGGGTTAAGATTCGGTTATCTTTGTGCAATATCAATTTTATTGTTACCACTTCTAGTGCATAGTTTAGAATAAACATTTTTGAAGAAAATCATTTGTTGATGTGTTAGAGAATACCTAGATTTGTCAATTTTATGTGATAAGTTCATCAATGGTTGGACTTAAACTCCAACTTATAAAACGGAAATAAAAAACAATAGTTGCGGAACTAAAGCTATGACAAGCCTTTCATTTGATACAACCCAGCCCTCACAAACTATTGGGCTTAATGGCTACACAGTTGACCCCATCTTTACCGTTGGCGACAAAATTGGAACCTACGTTCCTCCTGGTATTCTTGATGGTATTGGAGCAACATCACTTAATGACACTACAGTTCGCTTTTATGTCAACCACGAGTTAGGCAATACTGTTGGTTATAAATACACACTTGCAAACGGTACACAACTCTCTGGTGCTAGAGTTAGCTACTTTGATGTTGACAAGCGTACATTTCAAATTGTTGATTCGGGACTTGCTTACAACACCATTGTCAACCGCGCAGGCAATGTAGTATCTTCTTCTGCGGTCTATTCAGCTACTAACGTTAACGGTATAGATACCCCTAGTGGATTTAATCGTTTCTGCTCAGCTTCTTTGTATGAACCAAATCAGTTTGGAGCTGGTAATGGTCTAGTAGATAAAATTTACTTCGCTAATGAAGAAAGCGGAACCTCTGCAAGCGAGGCTTCTGAATATGCCCTAGACGTTAAAACCAATACTTTGTACGCAGTGCCTTGGTTTGGTCGTGCTGGCTTTGAGAATGTTACAGAAATCAATACTGGTACTACAACTAAAGTTGCCTTTTTAATTGGTGATGATCGCTCTCCTGCTACTGGAGTTCCTCTGACCCTCTATGTTGGTGATAAAGTTGCAGGTAGCTCTAACTTCTTAGAGCGTAACGGTTTGTCTGGTGGCAAGTTATATGTTTGGGTTGCTGACGATCCTACTAATGCTACCGATGTAATCGAAAAAGATCCTAGAGAATTCAACGGTAATAATTCTTCTTTAAAGGGCAAATTTGTTGAGATTGATCAGTACGATGCCGCTAAAGCTGGCACTACTGGATATGACAGTTTAGGTTTTGTCACTCAAGCACAGCAGGATTCTTTAGCATTTGCTGCTGGAGCATTTGGATTTGTTCGTATTGAAGATGTCTCTACCAATCCTAAGGATGGTACTCAAGTTGCTTTCAATGCAACTGGCAACTCTAGTTTGTTTGGAGGTCAAGATTCTTGGGGTACTACTTACAGAATTGATATTGACTTCAATAACATCGCTACTGGCGACATTGTTGGAAAAGTTGACATCCTTAACGATGGAAATGTTAGCAAAGATGCTGGTGCGCGTAGTGTTGACAACCTTGATTGGGCTGACGATGGCAAAATTTATCTTCAAGAAGATCCTGCTTTCAGTGGTTTTGGTCAAACATCCAAGATTGCTAACTCGATCTTCAGCATTGATCCTGCAAATGCTAACCCCTCTTCAACCGTAACCCGCGTTGCTACGTCTGATCGCTCGGCGGCTGGACTTCCTGCAACTCAAACCGATTCTGAGCCATCTAGTATTGGTGCTTGGGAAACCTCTGGTATTCTTGATGTCTCTAAATTGTTTGGTAATCAAGGTGGTCAGGTTTTAGTGTTTGATACCCAAGCTCACTCATTAAAAGACGGCACTATTATTACTGCTACTAATATTGATGGTAATGGGGATGGAACTAAAACTGCTGCTGAGAACCTTGTGGAAGGTGGTCAAGTTGCATTTTTGATCGCTCCTAACGCTAATTTGATTCAAAACTCTTCTTTAGTTTCTGGTACTTCAGGAGATGATGACATCGCCGCAACTGTCACCCCAAAATTTGATGGTGTCAACGACATTGTGTTTACTGGTGCTGGTAATGACACGATTGATGCTCCGATTGGCGGTGTGCTTGCAAGTGGTAACCGTGTTGATGCTGGTAGTGGCAAAGATACAATTTTTATCGCTAACAATGATCGCACCTTTGGTGGATCAGGTGACGACATACTAGACGCAACTGATGCAAGTGGCTACCGTGCTTCTGGCGGCACTGGAAATGATGACTTCTTCCTTGGTTCCAATGGTCGGGCATTGGGTGGCGACGGTGATGATCGCTTCTTCGTTCAAGCTGGCGGCGGTAACTTATTATCTGGTGGTGCTGGTGCTGATCAGTTCTGGATTTTTGGTGGGCAAGCTCCAACTACATCTAATACTGTGCTTGATTTTCAAGCTGGAACTGATGTAATCGGCTTTATTGGCGCTGGCGCTGGGGTTGGCTTTGCTCAGTTGACACTCACTGGTAATACCATTGCCCTAAGTAGCGATCCAACTAAAGTTATAGCTACATTAACTGGTGTTGATACAACCACCCTGACTGCAGCAAACTTTGCGTTTATCTAAATGCAACTCACTAATCAATTTATGAACTAATCTTGATTGCAAACAAGATATGTATCCTAGATTAGTTCTTGATTTTGACAAACCTATTCAGAACTTTTTTCTTACTTAGTTTTGAATGGTTTGTCTTTTTGAGTATTAAAGTTTGTGGCTAAAGATGCTGTTCCCAAAAACCTGAATGTCTGACATTACTAATCCTTGTAACTTTTTAACAGATAAGTAGTTGAGGGGATTAACTGAAATTTAAATAATGAGAGGAAAATTTAATGACAACAATTAACGGTACTCCTAACGATGATGATTTGTTCATCGCCGCAGGTATTAGTGGTGATACTCTGCTAGGTTTAAAGGGGAATGATACCCTTGATGCTGGATTTGGAGCAGGTAATAACATTCTTAAAGGTGGCGATGGCGATGATCAGCTATTTGCTTATTTTAACGATCAACTATTTGGCGAAGCAGGAAATGATGTCCTATCTGCTACAGATGGTAAGGGTGGAAATATACTATCTGGTGGTGAAGGAAATGACACTATCTTCGCTTCAGTTAATGACAGTGTTTTCGGAGATGCAGGCGATGATGTTATTTTCGGTGGGCTGGGCAACAATACTCTAACTGGTGGTTCAGGGAAAGATGTATTCTGGATTGCTAATGTAGATGTGCCTAATAATTCCAATACCATTACTGATTTCAATCAAATTCAAGACACTATTCGAGTAAATTTGGCGGGAGTTACCAAATTAAGTGACTTGGCGATCGCTCAATCAGGAAATGATGTCACTATTAGCCTTGATGGAAAACAAATTGCGATCGTCAAGAATATACAAGCTCAAAGCTTGAACTCTAACAATTTTGTAGTTGACCCCAATGCTCCGAATAGTAATGGTAGTAGTAATGTATCTAGCTATAACTTTACTAACCTTCCAAAATTGGGAACCACTTCCAAAGGGCAAGATATTTTCTTAGGTGGTTTTTCAGGGTTATCTTTTCAAGGTACTAATCCTGATAATGGTAACTTGAAGTTCATTACTCTTACGGATCGTGGTCCAAATGGTGATCCAACTGGACAAAATCGTCCTTTCTACTTACCAGACTTCCAGCCAGAAATTATAAGTTTTGAACTTAATCGCAGCACAGGCGAGATTATTATCACTAAAAGAACAGGATTATATAGAGCCGATGGTAAAACAAAGCTCACTGGACTTCCTAATTTACAGGCAGGAGCAGGAGGAACCGCATACACCGATGAAATTGGCGTTAATTTAGACAACCAAGTTTTATCTAATGATCCATTGGGTATAGACTCTGAGGGGATTGTTATCGATCCTAATGGTAATTATTGGGTGGTAGATGAGTATCGTCCTGCAATCTATCAATTTGATGTGAATGGGAAATTGCTAAATCGGTTTATTCCTAAAGGAACTGCTGCTGCCCCTGCTGGTACTGCTAATGATTTTCCTGCAGGCACTTTTGGAACTGAAGTATTACCAGAGGTATATGCTCAGCGTCGTAATAATCGGGGATTTGAAGCTGTAGCTCTTGAAGGGAATAAGCTTTATGCTTTCATTCAAAGTGCGATCGATAACCCAGATAGTACTGGGGATACAACCTCCAGAGCTTCACGTAATTTAAGAATCCTAGAATTTGATATTGCCTCTAAAACGGTTACAGGGGAGTATCTTTACTTGCTAGATGACATCAGTGGCAGTGGTAATGCTAAAACCGATAAGATTGGCGATGCCGTATCTTTGGGCAATGGCAAATTTGCAGTTGTAGAACGAGACGATCTTTCTACTACTAGCTCTAATAAACTTATTTACCAGATCGATCTAGCTAAAGCAACTAACATCAATAACCTTGCCGTCACATTTCCCTCTGGAAAAACTACCATTGAACAGCTTACAGAAGCGGAACTAAGTGCTGCTAATATCAAGCCCGTGAGTAAAAACTTAATTGCCAATGCAGCTAAGTCAGGTTATACAGGGGTTGAGAAGCTCGAAGGGTTGGCACTTGTTGATCCTAATACATTGGCACTAGTTAATGATAATGATTTCAATGTTGTTCCTGGCTCAGCAGTACCAGAGAAATTAGGAATTTTAGAATTATCTAACACACTTCCTGTACCGTTACAATTCCAAAAAAATGACTTGGGAATATTTAGCATTACTGGGGGTACTTCTGCGAAGCCTTCCTTATCCTTCACTGTTGCTAGCAGCGAAGCTAATCAAATAAGTGAACTCGGTGTATTTATTGTTGATGATGCAACTGGCACTATTGATGGCATAGCTCCAAATCAAACTGGATATACAGAAAAAGCCTTAGCAAGGGCGAGGGTCATTTTCTCAGCGATCGACAATAATCCTGATGGTTTTAGTGCCAGTGGATTAAATCGCTTGTTAGACTTTAACTATAGTGATAAATTGCGTTTTTATGCTATCAATGACAAAACCACAACGACCGATTTGGTCTTAAAAACTAAGTCTTTTGATAAGGTTTCTTTTCCACCTTCCTCCGATCTTAACCTTAAAGAGTTAAGTAGTAGTGAGTCTTCTATTACCTTTAATAATCTTGTAGTCAATATTAAGGCTAATAATGATGATTTATCCATCGGTACCAATTTGCAAGGCAAGAGTCAAAGTGAAGTTCTGGATTTGCGTGGGGTTGATAAAAGTTCATTCCCAAAAGTCAAAGCGGATTTTGTTGTGAATCGTGAAGCTGCCTTTGATAACTTTGTAGGATTCTATAAAGTTGAAAATGAGAAAGGTGATATTAAAAAATCTGATGGAACTATAGTATCTGTCGGACAATCTGGCTATATTCAAGCGGCAGTTGGTAGTAGAGTCTCAGGAATCGACTTAGCTGTTAATAATCAATCAACTCAAACTAGTTCTGGAATATTCACTTCTGGTTCGATCTTTGCACCTTTTATTATTATCAACGGAAGACCAGATGCTCTTTTAGATAGTAATTCTAGTAATGATCCTACAGTTTATTTTCCTTATCTAGGTGCAAATTCTGATGGTATTGATCATGTGCGGTTATTCGGAAATAATACCTTCGGATTTGAGGATATCTTAGGAGGAGGGGATTTTGATTACAACGATTTTATTGTTAAGGTGAAACTCACCCCAACTGCCTAAACTCTGTTTAAGTTTATTGCTGTTAATTGATTCTACTTAAATTAAGTTAAGAGAGCCAGAAATTCTTGTTGGTTCTCTTATTCTTTAAGAGGGGTCATCCCAATGTTAAAACTAACGGCAATACGTTCCTCTTGACTCATGTTTATATCCACACCATGTAAAAGCCAACTTGGGAATATTAGCATCGTGCCTTCATGGGGCTTATAACTAATTTTGGGTATTGTCCATAGGTTAAAATCCAACACAGGTGGAACTAGCATTTGAGAAGCTGGGCGTGGATCGGTAAAGTATATACTTCCACAGTTTTTGGGGGCTTTCAAGTAATAAGCTCCACTTAATATCGAATTAGGGTGATTGTGTACGGAGTTGGAGGCAAGCTTCCCATTAATGATTGCCCAACAAGTGGTGATATTTAATGAAAATTTCTGTAAATCCCACTGTAAAAAATTAGCTATTTCTATGACGTTTTTATCGATGATTTGTGTAAATTCTTGGAAGCGATCGCATTGATGAAGATTGTTTGCACTATGCCATCCAAGGATACTTGACCATTTCTCCCCTTTGGGGTCTTGCTTTTGGGCTTCTCTAATTTCAGCTAAAAGTGAAATATTCAAATGTTGGTAGTTGTCAAGATTGAAGTGCCATACTGGGGTGGGAAACCAGTCATTTCTATAACTGGACATAAGCTCTTTTGTGATACCAGTAATAACTATATATTACCCCAAATTTGTCTTCAGGTAAACTCAAAGGGTTTATAGCAGTAATTCTCATTTTGCAACAAATTATACCAAATCGAAGAGTATAGACTACAGATGGTATAAATATATAAACCGAGTTCAAAGAAAAAAATGGCAGGAGTATACAAATTAGAGATCAAAGAAAGTGAAGAAGAGCTAAAACATATGCTGAGAGTGCAAAAGACCGCATCAGATAAAGAAAGAATTCAGATGCTGTATCTGTTAAAAACAAAACAAGCAAGCACAATCCAGACAGCATCGACAATACTGGGACGGCATCGAGTTACATTGCAAGATTGGTTAGGGAATTATCGCAAAGGGGGAATAGTAGGACTAAACCTAGAACAGGGCGAAAACAGAGTATTCCACAATGGGCGCAGAAAGCATTGATAAAAAAGCTGGAAGAAGCAGAAGGCTTTGAAAGTTATGGGCAGATCTGCCAATGGTTAGAGAACCAATTAGGAATCAAATCAAACTATAAAACTGTGCATCATCTAGTCCGATATCGGCTGAAAGCCAGACCGAAAGTGACACGTCCAGTCAGCGCAGGAAAGTCAGAAGAGCAAGTAGAAGCATATAAAAAAACCTTGCCAGTATTATAAGCATGATTGCTTGGTTTGGCATTAATATAATCGGACTAAATGGCAAAGTGAGATTCTTTTGTCAAGATGAAACACGAATTGGGTTAAAGACAATTAGTGGAAGGAAGATCACAGCAAGAGGAGTCAAACCCAAAGGTAAAGTTCAGTGGCAGTTTAAGGCAACTTACCTCTATGGAATTGTAGAACCATCAACAGGGGAAAGCTTTTTCTATGAATTTACTCACCTTAATAGTGAATGCTTCCAAGTATTTCTGAACTTAGTAAGCGCATATTTTCAAGGTGACATCATCGTTATGCAAGTGGATCAAGCAGGAGCACACAGAGCAAAACGGTTAAAGATTCCTAAAAATATTATTTTGCTATTTCAGCCTGCCCATGCACCTGAGACTAATCCCATTGAAAGAGTGTGGCAGCATTTCAAATTAGGGTTGAGGTGGAAACTGCCAAAAGATCTTGACCAGTTGCGTGCATTAATGCGGGAAAGGTTAGAAGTTATGACTCAGGAGGTAATTGCTTCGATTGTTGGGTGGGATTATATTTTAGAAGCTTTATCTGTAGCTCGTATTTAACGATTTGGTAATACCAAATCTAGAATCGCCGATGTATTTGTGCAAAAAACGGAGAAGTTGCAATAAGTGCAACTTCTCCGTTTTTAGATATTTTTCAACAACAACTTAAGTATTCTTAAAATTTGGATTACTGAAATACGAAGTTAGAAGCAGTTAAAGAAGAAGTATCAACTCCAGTTAAGGTCGCAATCGCATTATTTCCAATAATGATGCTATTACCAGTGAGAGTCAAATTGGCAAAGCTGAGTATTCCTCCGCCATTGATGCCAATGACATCTGTTCCCGCTTGGAAATCAACAATGGTATTTGCAGCAGTGGGAGCAGAAACATTGAAAATCCAAAATTGGTCAGCACCAGCACCACCAGATAACAAGTTATTGCCACCAGTACCAACAAAGAATTTGTCATTACCGTCACCACCCAGAGCGCGATCTCCAAATCCTAAGAAGAAAGTGTCATCGCCAGTACCACCAGACATGCGGTTGCCGCCTTTGGCATCAGTAGCTTCAAAAGTATCGTTGCCAGCACTACCAAATACGCGATCGCCCTGAGTGACGAAGATTGTGTCGTTGTTGCTGCCAGTGTCAATACGACTATTGCCAACTGCAAACGAAGTGTTAAATTGCAGATCGACAGTGTCATCACCTGCACCTGTGAACGCGATGTTGCTACGACCATCAAACACACCGCCATTGGTGGCAATCAAATCGTCATTACCTGATGTTCCGATACTAGTCAATTTACTATCCGCCACAACCGCATTGGGTGTGACTTCAAACTGACTGACAATTTGCGGTTGCAGGGAAGTAAAGGCGCTGGGATTTGCTTCCAACTGAGCGCGGGTATAGGCATCAATACCCCACGTTGTGACGGTCAACTTCTGTGTGGTGGGATCGATATTAAACTCAGTCCAGCCATAGGTATTGGTGGCAACATAATCTCCCTTCAATAACTTGGCATTAATTAATCCATTTGCTTGAGAGAGATTGTTATCTAGACCCACAGGATCGTAACCCAATGGAGTCAAGCCACCATTGACAATATTCTTGATGAAGGCATCCTTACCAGCATTAGGGAAGGAATCATATAAAGCCTTTTGCGGAGCTGTGATTAATCCAGCCGCAAGAGCTAGCTCAGCTACAGTAGGACCGAATGGTGCATCATAGGCAACTGAACCAGTAACAACTTCAAAAGCACTAGTAGCAATTTGAGGTTTGCCAACTCCTTCTTGATAGGTAAGGTTATTTACCAATGTGCCGTGAATATCGGCGGAAACGAAGACTACGTTAGTAATTTTGTTGTCATTGATGAATTTGAGGATTTCCGTCCGCTCAGCGGCATAACCTTCATAGCGATCGCTCGCAGCAAGCACACCCAAATTCTCAATTGGTTCGGGAATATCGATGAACTTCCAAGTTACTCCATCCTTTTGAGCTTGTAAAAGATCGCGCTTGAGGTCATCAACCTGAGCGCGACCTAGGAGGGTGCGCGTAGGATCGAAGGACTTAGTTAAGAAAGCCCCAATTGCAGCAGTGTCAGCAGGATTAACGACACCATCAAGCTCCTGACTGCGGAAAGAACGAGCATCTAAAACGATATTGATTGCATCGCTACCGTAAGTATTTGCCCGATAGAGTTTGCGTTCGCCAGCAGTTTTGGTGTCGCCAGTTTGTCCGTAGAACTGGTCTTGGACTGGTTTGTAATCTTGGAAAGCTTGTAAGCCATTCTCAAAAAGCGTACTGTCATTAATCAGAGTATTAGGATTGTCGCTTGGGAAAGCTGCTAAAAATCGATTAGTTCCGCCAGCGCCACCCTTATCGCTACTAATAGGAGCCGCACCTGCAAAGTCATTGGTAACTTCGTGATCGTCGATAGTAGCCAAAATGGAAGTTGAAGCGCGAAGATCGGCAAAAGTATTTTGACCGTAGCGACTTCCATATACTTCGGCATATTTTGCGCGGTAGTCATCTATGGATGTAGCTTGTTGCTTCTCAGTACCATCTGCATTCTTTAGCCCAGGGGATGCAACATCACCGTAAATGGTATCGCCAAATTCTACAAAGAATTTGAGATTGCGTTCGTCAGCATTAGAGATGGAAGGATAGGGGCTGAGTTCACCACGCCAATCGCCAGAAATACCAAAGCCCAAACCTGTCTGAGTTCCACTTGCTGCCGCTGTGCTGAATTGACCAGTAGCGCGATCGCCTAATGCATCGGTAACTCGATAGAAATAATTCGTGTTTGGATTCAAGCCATCGACACCAACCTTTACGGGTTGCAGGGAGTTGGTAACGGTAGCCGTTTTCGTACCAGCGATCGTACTAAAATCGGCACTTGTGGAATATTCAAAAGTGACGTTACCGAGAATCGGCGTGCGTGTCCAAAGAACTGTGGAAGTTTGTGTAGTATCGCCAGAAGCAACACCATTAGGGAATGCACCAGAGAAATCAACCGTAAGTGCCACAATTTGAGTAAACTGCGACTGGTTAAAGGTGTTATTTGTCGAATTTGCGGCGGGAGTTTTGTTGAAATTGTCATCAGCTACTAAGACAAGCGTTGGCTTCCCATTTACCGTTGGACCAAAGGTTACGCCTTCGATATTATCAAGTCCTGTAGACAACTTCAGATCGTCCAAATTCAACAACAGTTGTTTTTGTGCGGGCTTGATCTTGGCAAAATCGGTATCGGAAAGAGCCTTTAAGCTATTGATGCTGCTGATATCGTCCGCATCGCCAATGCTGACTCGATAAATTTTGATAACATTACTTGTCTCTGGACTATTAGGCGTATTCGCTGGCACAGAAGAGAACGATCGCTCTATAGCTAAGTAGTTACCGTTATTGTCTAGAGCCGTGAGCGCCACCAATCCTGCCGTGCTGAAATTGTTAGTGTCATTTGTAGGATTCTTAGAAGGCGCAACTGCCGTGGGATCAACGTTATACAGATACTCACCGACAGCTTGGTTGGTGTCTAAATTGAACTTCAGTAAGCGCGATCGTCCAATACCAGATGGATTCAAAGCATCGGAACCTGGGAAGCTAGTACGCTGACCGTCTTGAATAAGAGCATTTTCCGTAGCAGTCAGCAAGGTACGCTTATCGGGACTAATTGCCACGCTTTCAAAGGCGAGGTTGTCGTAAGTTCCTCTGGTTTCAGTGGCGGCTAGATTAGTATCTGGCAGAAACTTAGTGGGAATTGGCAATGTTCTCAACAATTGTCCTGTTGAGAGATTGTACTCATTCACAAAGGGATTAGTACGAATCTGTCCAGCCGCATCTACTTGCCCTTCAGAGGAGATAAATACTGTACCGCGATTAGTCAAGCCAATGTCTTCAGTATCAGTGCTTTGAGGCGTGTAATTAGTTCCATCCGCTTTCTTTAAGAGCGTGACATTTTGGAACGAAACTTTACTGTTATCTAAACTTCCTGAACTTAAATCAATTTTGAGATTGTAAAAACG
Encoded here:
- a CDS encoding esterase-like activity of phytase family protein, whose product is MTTINGTPNDDDLFIAAGISGDTLLGLKGNDTLDAGFGAGNNILKGGDGDDQLFAYFNDQLFGEAGNDVLSATDGKGGNILSGGEGNDTIFASVNDSVFGDAGDDVIFGGLGNNTLTGGSGKDVFWIANVDVPNNSNTITDFNQIQDTIRVNLAGVTKLSDLAIAQSGNDVTISLDGKQIAIVKNIQAQSLNSNNFVVDPNAPNSNGSSNVSSYNFTNLPKLGTTSKGQDIFLGGFSGLSFQGTNPDNGNLKFITLTDRGPNGDPTGQNRPFYLPDFQPEIISFELNRSTGEIIITKRTGLYRADGKTKLTGLPNLQAGAGGTAYTDEIGVNLDNQVLSNDPLGIDSEGIVIDPNGNYWVVDEYRPAIYQFDVNGKLLNRFIPKGTAAAPAGTANDFPAGTFGTEVLPEVYAQRRNNRGFEAVALEGNKLYAFIQSAIDNPDSTGDTTSRASRNLRILEFDIASKTVTGEYLYLLDDISGSGNAKTDKIGDAVSLGNGKFAVVERDDLSTTSSNKLIYQIDLAKATNINNLAVTFPSGKTTIEQLTEAELSAANIKPVSKNLIANAAKSGYTGVEKLEGLALVDPNTLALVNDNDFNVVPGSAVPEKLGILELSNTLPVPLQFQKNDLGIFSITGGTSAKPSLSFTVASSEANQISELGVFIVDDATGTIDGIAPNQTGYTEKALARARVIFSAIDNNPDGFSASGLNRLLDFNYSDKLRFYAINDKTTTTDLVLKTKSFDKVSFPPSSDLNLKELSSSESSITFNNLVVNIKANNDDLSIGTNLQGKSQSEVLDLRGVDKSSFPKVKADFVVNREAAFDNFVGFYKVENEKGDIKKSDGTIVSVGQSGYIQAAVGSRVSGIDLAVNNQSTQTSSGIFTSGSIFAPFIIINGRPDALLDSNSSNDPTVYFPYLGANSDGIDHVRLFGNNTFGFEDILGGGDFDYNDFIVKVKLTPTA
- a CDS encoding TIGR02466 family protein, with the translated sequence MSSYRNDWFPTPVWHFNLDNYQHLNISLLAEIREAQKQDPKGEKWSSILGWHSANNLHQCDRFQEFTQIIDKNVIEIANFLQWDLQKFSLNITTCWAIINGKLASNSVHNHPNSILSGAYYLKAPKNCGSIYFTDPRPASQMLVPPVLDFNLWTIPKISYKPHEGTMLIFPSWLLHGVDINMSQEERIAVSFNIGMTPLKE
- a CDS encoding helix-turn-helix domain-containing protein; protein product: MAGVYKLEIKESEEELKHMLRVQKTASDKERIQMLYLLKTKQASTIQTASTILGRHRVTLQDWLGNYRKGGIVGLNLEQGENRVFHNGRRKH
- a CDS encoding winged helix-turn-helix domain-containing protein — its product is MIKKLEEAEGFESYGQICQWLENQLGIKSNYKTVHHLVRYRLKARPKVTRPVSAGKSEEQVEAYKKTLPVL
- a CDS encoding IS630 family transposase codes for the protein MIAWFGINIIGLNGKVRFFCQDETRIGLKTISGRKITARGVKPKGKVQWQFKATYLYGIVEPSTGESFFYEFTHLNSECFQVFLNLVSAYFQGDIIVMQVDQAGAHRAKRLKIPKNIILLFQPAHAPETNPIERVWQHFKLGLRWKLPKDLDQLRALMRERLEVMTQEVIASIVGWDYILEALSVARI
- a CDS encoding esterase-like activity of phytase family protein, which encodes MDTNATLPKLSFIGQATYPAQSVNVKDANGNDTTVGGLSGITYDAKNNVFYSISDDRKSNPNEPGQPTRFYNLKIDLSSGSLDNSKVSFQNVTLLKKADGTNYTPQSTDTEDIGLTNRGTVFISSEGQVDAAGQIRTNPFVNEYNLSTGQLLRTLPIPTKFLPDTNLAATETRGTYDNLAFESVAISPDKRTLLTATENALIQDGQRTSFPGSDALNPSGIGRSRLLKFNLDTNQAVGEYLYNVDPTAVAPSKNPTNDTNNFSTAGLVALTALDNNGNYLAIERSFSSVPANTPNSPETSNVIKIYRVSIGDADDISSINSLKALSDTDFAKIKPAQKQLLLNLDDLKLSTGLDNIEGVTFGPTVNGKPTLVLVADDNFNKTPAANSTNNTFNQSQFTQIVALTVDFSGAFPNGVASGDTTQTSTVLWTRTPILGNVTFEYSTSADFSTIAGTKTATVTNSLQPVKVGVDGLNPNTNYFYRVTDALGDRATGQFSTAAASGTQTGLGFGISGDWRGELSPYPSISNADERNLKFFVEFGDTIYGDVASPGLKNADGTEKQQATSIDDYRAKYAEVYGSRYGQNTFADLRASTSILATIDDHEVTNDFAGAAPISSDKGGAGGTNRFLAAFPSDNPNTLINDSTLFENGLQAFQDYKPVQDQFYGQTGDTKTAGERKLYRANTYGSDAINIVLDARSFRSQELDGVVNPADTAAIGAFLTKSFDPTRTLLGRAQVDDLKRDLLQAQKDGVTWKFIDIPEPIENLGVLAASDRYEGYAAERTEILKFINDNKITNVVFVSADIHGTLVNNLTYQEGVGKPQIATSAFEVVTGSVAYDAPFGPTVAELALAAGLITAPQKALYDSFPNAGKDAFIKNIVNGGLTPLGYDPVGLDNNLSQANGLINAKLLKGDYVATNTYGWTEFNIDPTTQKLTVTTWGIDAYTRAQLEANPSAFTSLQPQIVSQFEVTPNAVVADSKLTSIGTSGNDDLIATNGGVFDGRSNIAFTGAGDDTVDLQFNTSFAVGNSRIDTGSNNDTIFVTQGDRVFGSAGNDTFEATDAKGGNRMSGGTGDDTFFLGFGDRALGGDGNDKFFVGTGGNNLLSGGAGADQFWIFNVSAPTAANTIVDFQAGTDVIGINGGGILSFANLTLTGNSIIIGNNAIATLTGVDTSSLTASNFVFQ